From the Oceanicaulis alexandrii DSM 11625 genome, one window contains:
- a CDS encoding NAD-dependent epimerase/dehydratase family protein, with product MTSPVIVTGAAGFIGMHTAERLLARGETVIGIDGFNAYYDPDLKEARAARLCAHTGFELVRADIADHEALNALVARSGAKRIVHLAAQAGVRYSIENPFAYERSNLAGHLSVLEAARHNAVEHLVYASSSSVYGDRPLTGEGFKESDPTVSPVSLYAATKRSCELISQSYAHLYGFPQTGLRFFTVYGPWGRPDMAYYKFAEMIARGEPIEVYGQGQMARDFTYIDDIIDGVIGVLDAPPDRGAHEIYNIGDSQPVGLMDMIASLEDALGMEAKKIMRPMQPGDVTATYADISRLNAKIGYKPKVMLTEGLQRYVAWWRSYKGCQT from the coding sequence ATGACCTCGCCTGTGATCGTCACCGGCGCCGCCGGTTTCATCGGCATGCATACAGCGGAGCGTTTGCTGGCGCGTGGTGAAACCGTTATCGGCATTGACGGATTTAACGCCTATTACGACCCGGACCTGAAAGAGGCGCGCGCCGCCCGGCTGTGCGCGCACACGGGTTTTGAGCTGGTCCGCGCCGATATCGCCGACCATGAAGCGCTCAATGCGCTTGTGGCGCGCTCCGGCGCGAAACGGATCGTGCATCTGGCCGCTCAGGCTGGAGTCCGCTACTCCATCGAAAATCCCTTCGCCTATGAGCGCTCAAACCTTGCCGGGCACCTGTCTGTGCTGGAGGCGGCACGTCATAACGCGGTCGAGCATCTGGTGTACGCCTCATCCAGCTCGGTCTATGGCGACCGCCCCCTTACGGGCGAAGGCTTCAAGGAAAGCGATCCTACCGTCTCACCGGTTTCCCTATACGCCGCCACCAAACGCTCGTGCGAGCTGATCAGCCAGAGCTACGCCCATCTCTACGGCTTTCCGCAAACAGGATTGCGGTTTTTCACCGTCTACGGTCCGTGGGGCCGGCCGGACATGGCCTATTACAAATTCGCCGAGATGATCGCCCGCGGCGAACCGATCGAGGTTTATGGCCAGGGCCAGATGGCCCGCGACTTCACCTATATTGATGATATCATTGACGGTGTGATCGGCGTGCTGGATGCGCCGCCCGACCGGGGCGCTCACGAGATTTACAATATTGGCGACAGTCAGCCCGTTGGCCTGATGGATATGATCGCCTCTCTGGAAGACGCTCTGGGGATGGAAGCGAAGAAAATCATGCGCCCCATGCAGCCGGGCGATGTGACGGCCACCTATGCTGACATCAGCCGGCTAAACGCCAAGATCGGCTATAAACCCAAGGTGATGCTCACCGAAGGGTTGCAGCGTTACGTGGCCTGGTGGCGATCTTATAAAGGCTGTCAGACCTAG
- a CDS encoding ferredoxin--NADP reductase: MLDVAQDADVIDQGAFFACKVTEVEHFTDDLFRFRTARPSTLRFRPGEFLMIGLEGEKKPVLRAYSVASPSWDDTLEFYSIKVENGALTSRLRHIRPGDRVLVGRKPTGTLVTDALKPGKRLYMLSTGTGAAPFASLIREPSVYEQFDEVVFTHTCRTSPELTYSRGLVEALKTDPLVGEAAAGRLVYFDSVTREDGPRQGRITTLIETGALFEMIDRPALNPETDRVMICGSMAMLGELKAMLEARGFEEGSNAKPGDFVVEKAFAGEGV; this comes from the coding sequence ATGCTTGATGTCGCCCAAGACGCGGACGTGATCGACCAAGGCGCATTCTTCGCTTGCAAGGTCACTGAGGTGGAGCATTTCACCGATGACCTGTTCCGCTTTCGCACGGCGCGGCCTTCGACCCTGAGGTTTCGGCCGGGCGAGTTTCTGATGATTGGTCTGGAAGGCGAAAAGAAACCTGTTCTGCGCGCCTATTCCGTGGCGAGCCCGAGCTGGGACGACACTTTGGAGTTTTACTCCATCAAGGTGGAGAACGGCGCCCTGACCTCGCGCCTGCGCCATATCCGGCCCGGCGACCGGGTGCTGGTCGGTCGCAAGCCCACCGGCACGCTGGTCACCGATGCGCTCAAGCCTGGCAAGCGCCTGTACATGCTGTCGACCGGCACCGGGGCTGCGCCGTTCGCAAGCCTGATCCGCGAGCCGAGCGTCTATGAGCAGTTTGACGAGGTGGTTTTCACCCATACCTGCCGCACCAGCCCGGAGCTGACTTATTCGCGCGGTCTTGTGGAAGCGCTGAAGACCGATCCTTTAGTGGGGGAGGCCGCAGCTGGCCGCCTTGTCTATTTTGACAGCGTCACCCGCGAGGACGGGCCACGACAGGGCCGCATAACCACCTTGATCGAGACCGGCGCGCTCTTTGAGATGATCGACCGTCCCGCCCTTAACCCCGAAACCGACCGGGTGATGATCTGCGGCTCCATGGCGATGCTGGGCGAGCTGAAAGCCATGCTCGAAGCCCGCGGCTTTGAGGAGGGGTCGAACGCCAAACCGGGCGATTTCGTGGTCGAAAAAGCCTTCGCCGGCGAGGGTGTCTAG
- a CDS encoding cysteine synthase A has translation MTAPIVELIGDTPLIRLKAASDATGCEIFGKAEFLNPGGSVKDRTALGLICAAEADGSLTPGGVIVEGTAGNTGIGLALVAGALGYKALIVMPRGQSAGKREALIAAGAQIIEVDPAPYSSEHHFVHASRRIADSLPNAVWANQFDNPANKAFHAATTGREILEQTDGQVDGFICAAGTGGSLAGIASALRAAKPAVKIGLADPAGGALYSWFTQGELKSQGGSITEGIGVGRITGQLEGLEVDHAYRIEDADFLPILFDLIQTEGLSLGGSAGVNIAGAISLAKDLGPGKTIVTLLCDSGARYAGKLFNPEFLRARGLPVPPWTEPDAAAGLSA, from the coding sequence ATGACCGCACCGATTGTGGAGCTGATCGGCGACACGCCGCTGATCCGCCTGAAGGCTGCGTCAGACGCCACGGGCTGTGAAATTTTCGGCAAGGCCGAGTTTCTCAATCCCGGAGGCTCGGTGAAGGATCGCACGGCGCTTGGGCTGATCTGCGCGGCGGAGGCGGACGGATCGCTCACGCCCGGCGGCGTCATCGTCGAGGGCACGGCAGGCAACACCGGCATCGGCTTGGCGCTGGTCGCGGGCGCGCTCGGATACAAGGCGCTGATCGTAATGCCGCGCGGGCAAAGCGCCGGCAAGCGCGAAGCCCTCATCGCAGCTGGCGCGCAGATTATCGAAGTCGATCCTGCGCCCTATTCCAGCGAACACCATTTCGTCCACGCCTCGCGACGGATCGCTGACAGCCTGCCCAACGCTGTCTGGGCGAACCAGTTTGATAATCCCGCCAACAAGGCCTTCCATGCCGCCACCACCGGCCGCGAAATCCTTGAACAGACAGACGGCCAGGTCGACGGTTTCATTTGCGCCGCCGGGACTGGCGGATCACTGGCCGGGATCGCCTCCGCCCTGCGAGCCGCCAAACCCGCCGTCAAGATCGGTCTCGCCGATCCCGCAGGCGGCGCGCTCTATTCGTGGTTCACCCAAGGCGAACTCAAATCACAGGGCGGCTCGATCACCGAAGGCATCGGCGTGGGCCGGATCACCGGCCAACTGGAAGGCCTTGAGGTCGATCACGCCTATCGCATCGAGGATGCTGACTTCCTGCCGATCCTGTTTGATCTCATTCAGACCGAGGGCTTGTCGCTGGGCGGGTCCGCCGGGGTGAATATCGCGGGCGCGATCTCCCTCGCGAAAGACCTTGGACCGGGCAAGACCATTGTCACCCTCTTGTGTGATTCCGGCGCCCGCTACGCCGGCAAACTCTTCAATCCTGAATTCCTGCGCGCCCGCGGGCTGCCAGTTCCGCCCTGGACGGAACCGGACGCTGCTGCGGGCCTGAGCGCCTGA
- a CDS encoding phosphoadenylyl-sulfate reductase, whose protein sequence is MARDALARVEPHSVELAGDTAFSEAQTAIHGVHRVVIRFPSFKDGRGFSLAALLRRSGFEGELRAVGPVLPDQVDDLLRMGFDAVDIERPEGPARNRNTGGAPYIYQPDPGAVTARPTALHIRALAARKATAEALAAELDGASPETILTRAAEVYGGRMAMLSSFGAEAALGLALVAKIASDTPILFLDTGLHFPQTLRYRDHLVDHLGLSNLQVLSPEKDEVRAQDPDETLYDRDGQACCDLRKVRPLGRALDPYDALITGRKRYHGGQRGDIPAVEFDGERVKINPFSFLNPEEVSARYKALDLPRHPLTEDGYASIGCWPCTAPSDAPGSRDGRWAGQDREECGIFDPVRAARAKRAGAVRLI, encoded by the coding sequence ATGGCGCGTGATGCTCTCGCCCGGGTCGAACCGCACTCTGTCGAGCTGGCGGGCGACACGGCGTTCTCAGAGGCCCAAACCGCAATTCACGGCGTGCACCGCGTCGTGATCCGCTTCCCGAGCTTCAAGGATGGGCGCGGCTTCTCGCTCGCCGCGCTGCTGCGACGCTCAGGGTTTGAGGGCGAACTGCGCGCAGTCGGCCCTGTGCTGCCTGATCAGGTCGACGATTTGTTGCGGATGGGGTTTGACGCGGTGGATATCGAACGTCCCGAAGGCCCCGCCCGCAACCGTAATACGGGCGGCGCGCCCTATATCTACCAGCCTGATCCCGGCGCTGTGACGGCGCGCCCGACCGCCCTGCACATTCGGGCGCTGGCGGCGCGCAAGGCGACCGCCGAAGCGCTGGCGGCGGAGCTGGACGGCGCCTCGCCTGAAACCATTCTCACGCGCGCCGCCGAGGTCTATGGCGGACGCATGGCCATGCTGTCCTCCTTCGGCGCAGAGGCCGCGCTGGGGCTGGCGCTGGTGGCCAAGATCGCCTCTGACACGCCGATCCTGTTTCTCGACACCGGCCTGCATTTTCCCCAGACGCTGCGGTATCGCGACCATCTGGTCGACCATCTGGGCCTGTCCAACCTTCAGGTGTTGAGCCCTGAGAAAGACGAGGTCCGCGCCCAGGACCCTGACGAGACGCTGTATGACCGGGACGGGCAGGCCTGCTGTGATCTGCGCAAGGTCCGCCCGCTCGGCCGCGCGCTCGACCCGTATGACGCCCTGATTACGGGCCGAAAGCGCTATCATGGCGGTCAGCGCGGCGACATTCCGGCCGTGGAATTTGATGGTGAGCGGGTGAAGATCAACCCTTTCTCCTTCCTGAACCCAGAAGAGGTCTCGGCGCGCTACAAGGCGCTGGACCTGCCCCGGCACCCGTTGACGGAAGACGGCTACGCGTCGATCGGGTGCTGGCCCTGCACCGCGCCCTCTGACGCGCCCGGCTCTCGAGATGGCCGCTGGGCTGGTCAGGACCGCGAAGAGTGCGGCATCTTTGATCCGGTTCGCGCCGCGCGCGCCAAACGCGCCGGCGCCGTCCGCCTGATCTGA
- a CDS encoding nitrite/sulfite reductase yields MYKYDEIDRAVLDARTAEFREQVHARLSGALSEDEFKPLRLMNGVYLQLHAYMLRVAIPYGVLSSEQLRSLAYVARTYDRGYGHFTTRQNIQYNWPALVDIPDVLDHLAGVQMHAIQTSGNTIRNTTTDPFAGAAADEIADPRPWCELIRQWSTTHPEFTWLPRKFKIAVTGSPEDRAAIGVHDIGLRLVQNDAGEIGFEVHVGGGQGRTPVVAKIIRDFLPQRELLAYLTSILRVYNLEGRRDNLYKARIKILVDAMGPDAFRDAVEAEYAASRGRALTLPVEEIERVSGYFAPPAPGEALTNIPTGSAFARWRAVNVKPHKVKNRAVVVIPLKAPGETPGDASADQMDLIADIADRFALSEIRVSKEQNLVLPHVDKAALGTLFALLDEAGLATPNAGRASDIVACPGLDYCNLANARSIPIAQAISTGLHQAGLDDATGDLTIKISGCINACGHHHVANIGLLGVDKAGVEVYQLTLGGVGDGAAAIGKILGPGLSADDAVTAVIACVRVYAEHALPQETFIQTLNRLGTEPFKEAVYGA; encoded by the coding sequence ATGTATAAGTATGACGAGATCGACCGGGCGGTGCTCGATGCGCGCACGGCGGAGTTTCGCGAACAGGTGCATGCGCGCTTGTCTGGCGCCCTGAGCGAGGACGAGTTCAAACCGCTGCGGCTGATGAACGGCGTCTATCTGCAGCTGCACGCCTATATGCTGCGGGTCGCCATCCCCTATGGCGTTCTGTCGTCAGAGCAATTGCGTTCGCTCGCCTATGTGGCGCGTACGTATGATCGCGGTTACGGCCATTTCACCACACGCCAGAACATCCAGTATAACTGGCCGGCGCTGGTGGATATTCCAGACGTGCTCGACCATCTGGCCGGAGTGCAGATGCACGCCATCCAGACCTCGGGCAACACCATCCGCAACACCACGACCGACCCGTTCGCGGGCGCTGCGGCGGACGAAATCGCCGATCCGCGCCCCTGGTGCGAGCTGATCCGGCAATGGTCCACCACGCACCCCGAATTCACCTGGCTGCCGCGCAAGTTCAAGATCGCGGTCACGGGCTCCCCTGAGGACCGCGCCGCCATCGGCGTGCACGATATCGGCTTGCGCCTGGTGCAGAACGACGCCGGCGAGATCGGGTTTGAGGTGCATGTGGGCGGTGGTCAGGGACGTACGCCTGTGGTGGCGAAAATCATCCGTGATTTCCTGCCCCAACGCGAACTGCTCGCCTATCTGACCTCGATCCTGCGCGTCTATAATCTCGAGGGCCGCCGGGACAATCTCTACAAGGCGCGCATCAAGATCCTTGTGGACGCCATGGGGCCGGACGCCTTCCGCGACGCTGTCGAAGCCGAGTACGCCGCGAGCCGGGGCCGCGCCCTGACTTTGCCCGTTGAAGAAATCGAGCGCGTCAGCGGTTATTTCGCCCCGCCGGCGCCGGGTGAAGCGCTGACGAACATCCCCACAGGCTCCGCCTTCGCCCGCTGGCGCGCGGTGAATGTGAAGCCGCACAAGGTTAAAAACCGCGCCGTCGTGGTGATCCCGCTCAAAGCGCCCGGTGAAACGCCCGGTGACGCCAGCGCGGATCAGATGGATTTGATCGCCGACATCGCCGACCGGTTCGCCCTGAGCGAAATCCGGGTCAGCAAGGAGCAGAATCTGGTTCTGCCCCATGTGGACAAGGCGGCGCTGGGCACGCTGTTCGCGCTGCTGGATGAGGCCGGACTCGCCACGCCGAACGCCGGACGCGCCAGCGACATCGTCGCCTGCCCGGGACTTGATTACTGCAATCTCGCCAACGCCCGCTCCATCCCCATCGCGCAAGCCATTTCGACCGGGCTGCACCAGGCGGGACTGGATGACGCCACCGGCGACCTGACGATCAAGATTTCAGGCTGCATCAATGCCTGCGGCCATCACCACGTGGCCAATATCGGCCTTCTGGGCGTCGATAAGGCGGGGGTGGAGGTTTACCAGCTCACCCTGGGGGGCGTCGGGGACGGCGCCGCCGCTATCGGCAAGATCCTTGGCCCCGGCCTATCGGCGGATGACGCCGTCACCGCCGTCATCGCCTGCGTGCGCGTCTATGCCGAGCACGCTCTACCCCAGGAAACCTTCATCCAGACCCTCAACCGTCTGGGAACAGAACCCTTCAAGGAGGCCGTCTATGGCGCGTGA
- a CDS encoding DUF2849 domain-containing protein, whose product MKTITANRLTDGRVVYLAADHSWTENADEAIRLNNDQTETALNVALRDILLVVGPYAIEIGADVEAFSPAGRKHVRETIRLSGPSAGSTKRGATHV is encoded by the coding sequence ATGAAAACCATCACAGCAAACCGCCTCACCGACGGTCGCGTCGTCTATCTAGCCGCCGATCACAGCTGGACTGAAAACGCCGATGAAGCCATCCGCCTGAACAACGACCAGACCGAAACAGCGCTTAACGTCGCCCTGCGCGACATCCTGCTCGTGGTCGGCCCTTACGCCATCGAGATCGGTGCGGACGTCGAAGCGTTCAGCCCGGCGGGCCGCAAGCATGTACGCGAGACCATCCGCCTGTCCGGTCCCAGCGCCGGTTCGACCAAGCGGGGCGCCACGCATGTATAA
- the cysG gene encoding siroheme synthase CysG, with translation MDQFLPAIPLSGARVVVLGSGEPALNKLRLFRTAPCELIWCTLGVSPVLPTDLNPNTRIDTRARPHDVFKGARLVFIGIEDEKRAVKLANKARKAGALVNVVDNLPLCDFYTPALIDRGAITIALSSGGAGPVLVRDLRSALESVIAPGVGLLAQTAKGLRSRVMDAFPSVDARRKYWERALRGPAAQLADAGDEDGVRHALLDALKDDAPTPKGVVHLVGAGPGDPELLTVKAARLIRDADVIVHDRLVSPEIIDRARRDAHRIDVGKRQGDHPVPQERICEILIEQAKLGRRVVRLKGGDSFIFGRGGEEVEAVRAAGIEAHVTPGISAALAAGAQAQIPLTHRDAAQAVTFVTGRPKLGGPDLDYAALAASTHTLVVYMGVAVAATLSRRLVEAGRSPATPVGIIENASLSTERRVFTTLDALAHTISSEKLSGPAVLVIGEVVARAPGHLASLSLQALEHAA, from the coding sequence ATGGACCAGTTCCTGCCCGCCATCCCTCTCTCCGGCGCCCGTGTGGTGGTGCTGGGTTCCGGCGAACCCGCGCTGAACAAGCTGCGTTTGTTTCGGACCGCGCCCTGTGAGCTGATCTGGTGCACGCTCGGCGTTTCTCCGGTCTTGCCCACTGATCTGAACCCCAACACCCGCATCGACACCCGGGCTCGACCCCATGATGTGTTCAAGGGCGCGCGTCTCGTCTTCATCGGGATCGAGGATGAGAAGCGCGCGGTGAAACTCGCCAACAAAGCCCGCAAGGCCGGGGCGCTGGTTAATGTAGTCGACAATCTGCCGCTGTGCGATTTCTACACCCCCGCCCTGATTGATCGTGGCGCGATCACCATCGCCCTGTCCTCTGGCGGCGCCGGCCCTGTCCTTGTGCGTGATCTTCGCAGTGCGCTGGAAAGCGTGATCGCTCCGGGCGTAGGTTTGCTCGCGCAAACCGCCAAAGGGCTGCGCAGTCGTGTCATGGATGCGTTTCCCAGTGTCGACGCTCGCCGTAAATACTGGGAGCGCGCCCTGCGCGGCCCCGCCGCACAGCTGGCCGACGCCGGCGATGAAGACGGCGTGCGCCATGCGCTTCTGGACGCCCTGAAAGATGACGCCCCCACCCCCAAAGGCGTGGTGCATCTGGTCGGCGCCGGGCCGGGCGATCCTGAACTTCTGACGGTGAAAGCCGCGCGTCTGATCCGGGACGCGGACGTGATCGTGCATGACCGGCTGGTCTCGCCTGAAATCATTGACCGCGCGCGCCGCGACGCCCATCGCATTGATGTGGGCAAGCGCCAGGGCGACCACCCGGTGCCGCAGGAGCGGATTTGCGAAATCCTGATCGAGCAGGCCAAGCTCGGCCGCCGTGTGGTGCGGCTGAAAGGCGGAGACAGCTTCATATTCGGGCGCGGCGGCGAGGAAGTCGAAGCCGTACGCGCCGCAGGCATTGAAGCCCATGTGACGCCCGGCATCTCCGCGGCGCTGGCCGCGGGCGCCCAGGCCCAGATCCCGCTGACCCATCGTGACGCCGCCCAGGCGGTGACCTTTGTGACGGGACGTCCGAAGCTGGGCGGGCCGGACCTTGATTACGCCGCGCTCGCCGCCTCAACCCACACCCTTGTGGTCTATATGGGCGTGGCCGTGGCCGCGACCCTGTCGCGTCGTCTGGTTGAAGCCGGACGCTCACCCGCGACGCCTGTGGGGATCATAGAGAACGCCAGCCTGAGCACCGAGCGGCGGGTCTTCACCACGCTCGACGCGCTGGCGCACACGATTTCGTCTGAAAAGCTCAGCGGTCCTGCAGTCCTCGTGATCGGCGAGGTGGTGGCGCGCGCGCCAGGTCATCTCGCAAGCCTCAGCCTTCAAGCTCTGGAGCACGCTGCATGA
- a CDS encoding LysR family transcriptional regulator, translated as MAGLAPLNALRAFEAAARQGGFVGAAEELNVTPAAVGQQVRQLEALIGAPLFEREGRKLILTERGAAALEPLRRGFELMGEASAALRVAQAAPTLTLAADHDIMTAWLGRDLSGVDVAIRLVPVGEEADLTLKRSSLATVPAEAERVMEEVLTPLARPGLVPSEAGLDVLERLPLIEDSRSGLSWADWLSARGGYGLEAQARLKVSESLAALALAEQGAGIVLGRKPLAYDAIRAGRLAPVFANGDQPSDQAYFLHYAAGRSPSAVATRIAQHLKACAAARQDLAGEL; from the coding sequence GTGGCCGGTCTCGCTCCTCTCAACGCTCTGCGCGCTTTTGAAGCCGCCGCCCGCCAGGGCGGGTTTGTCGGCGCGGCGGAGGAACTCAATGTCACGCCCGCCGCCGTGGGCCAGCAGGTGCGCCAGCTGGAAGCGTTGATTGGCGCGCCCTTGTTTGAGCGCGAAGGCCGCAAGCTCATCCTGACCGAGCGCGGGGCGGCGGCGCTGGAGCCGTTACGGCGCGGGTTCGAGCTGATGGGCGAGGCGAGCGCCGCCTTGCGGGTGGCTCAGGCGGCGCCGACCCTCACGCTGGCGGCGGATCACGACATCATGACCGCCTGGCTCGGCCGGGATTTGTCAGGCGTCGACGTCGCGATCCGCCTGGTCCCGGTCGGGGAGGAGGCTGACCTGACCCTGAAGCGTTCCAGTCTTGCGACCGTACCCGCAGAGGCGGAGCGGGTGATGGAGGAGGTCCTGACCCCTTTGGCGCGGCCGGGTCTTGTGCCGTCCGAGGCCGGGCTAGACGTGCTTGAGAGGTTGCCGCTGATTGAGGATAGCCGCAGCGGGTTGAGCTGGGCGGACTGGCTCAGCGCGCGGGGCGGATATGGGCTTGAGGCGCAAGCGCGCTTGAAAGTCAGCGAGTCTCTCGCCGCTCTGGCTTTGGCGGAGCAGGGCGCCGGGATCGTTCTGGGGCGCAAGCCGCTCGCTTATGACGCCATACGCGCCGGGCGGCTGGCGCCGGTATTCGCCAATGGCGACCAGCCCAGCGATCAGGCCTATTTCCTTCACTATGCCGCCGGACGATCACCGTCCGCTGTCGCCACACGCATCGCCCAGCACCTCAAGGCGTGCGCCGCGGCGCGTCAGGATCTTGCAGGCGAGCTGTGA
- a CDS encoding ABC transporter substrate-binding protein produces MRIASLLASSTEIVAALGLTDNLVAVSHCCDWPPQVRTLPALTSALFEAQTAREIDDAVRAKLAGQDAIYALDAQALAALKPDLVISQALCDVCAVSGAEVSAVLSGLDPQPTLINLEPFSLGDILETISLIGDAASVSDRAAALRASLQARIDSVAKRTQALPGPQPRTVLLDWTSPPFIGGHWMHELITLAGGEDVGDTAGRPSRTTSWTDVLALKPERLVIAPCGFPAARTLEDIAGDPDAIAALRQLEAQGCQLTVFDGNRLFSRSSPGIVDSLEALAHWLWPDVHPAPDIESEMGPVRPLSALAR; encoded by the coding sequence ATGCGCATCGCTTCCCTGCTCGCCAGCTCGACCGAGATCGTCGCCGCCCTGGGCCTAACCGATAATCTGGTCGCGGTCTCCCATTGCTGTGACTGGCCGCCTCAAGTCCGAACCCTGCCGGCCCTGACCAGCGCATTGTTTGAGGCGCAGACCGCGCGTGAGATCGACGACGCCGTGCGCGCAAAGCTCGCAGGTCAGGACGCAATCTATGCCCTGGATGCGCAGGCCCTGGCCGCGCTCAAACCTGATCTGGTGATCAGTCAGGCCCTGTGTGATGTCTGCGCGGTTTCCGGCGCCGAGGTCAGCGCTGTCCTGAGCGGTCTCGACCCTCAGCCCACGCTCATCAATCTGGAGCCTTTTTCGCTCGGCGACATCCTTGAGACCATCAGCCTGATCGGAGACGCCGCCAGTGTCAGCGACCGCGCTGCAGCGCTCCGCGCCAGCCTTCAGGCCAGGATCGACTCCGTCGCCAAGCGTACGCAGGCGCTGCCCGGCCCGCAGCCGCGGACCGTGCTTCTGGACTGGACCAGCCCGCCCTTCATAGGCGGCCACTGGATGCATGAGCTGATCACGCTCGCGGGCGGCGAGGATGTCGGCGACACCGCCGGTCGTCCCAGTAGGACAACCAGCTGGACGGATGTTCTCGCCCTCAAACCTGAGCGGCTGGTGATCGCGCCCTGCGGTTTTCCCGCCGCGCGTACGCTAGAGGACATTGCGGGCGATCCAGACGCCATCGCCGCCCTGCGTCAGCTGGAGGCTCAGGGCTGCCAGCTCACTGTGTTTGACGGCAATCGCCTGTTCAGCCGCTCCAGCCCGGGCATTGTCGACAGTCTGGAAGCTCTGGCCCATTGGCTGTGGCCTGACGTTCACCCTGCACCCGATATCGAGTCGGAGATGGGACCCGTCCGCCCGCTCTCCGCTCTGGCACGCTGA